The Halomonas sp. HAL1 genome segment TATCACTCCTGAACAGGCCGCGGGTCATATTAAGCTGGTCATGTTGGTCAACGACGTCAGCTTGCGAGGATTGATCCCAGGAGAACTCGCTAAAGGCTTCGGTTTCTTCCAGGCTAAACCGGCCTCAAGCTTCTCGCCAATCTGCGTCACCCCTGATGAACTCGGCGATGCTTGGCAGGAAGGCAAGGTGCATTTGCCACTCACCGTGCACCTGAACGGCGAAAAATTCGGCGAGCCGCAAGCTGGCCCTGACATGATCTTCAGCTTTCCACAACTGGTCGCTCACGCCGCTAAGACACGCTACTTAGGTGCTGGCGCTATCGTCGGCTCGGGCACAGTTTCCAACCCCGATCTGGACGGTGGCCCCGGAAAGCCGGTGGCTGAAGGCGGCGTGGGTTACAGCTGTCTCGCAGAAGTCAGGATGGTAGAAAAGATCTTGCACGATGAAATCAAGACTCCCTTTATGCGATTTGGAGACCGAGTGCGCATCGAGATGTTCGACCGCGATGGCAACAACATATTTGGTACCATCGATCAGCAAGTCGTGAAGTACCAGCCCAAATAAAGCCAACACAAGGAAGGCAACATGACGACGCTATACGGCTATTTCCGCTCGTCGGCTGCTTACCGAGTGCGGATCGCCTTAAACCTGAAAGGCCTGGACTACGATCAGGTTCCGGTCAACCTGGTGAAAGGCGAGCAGCGTGGTGGCGAGCATCTGGCGCGCAACCCTCAGGGGATGGTGCCCAGCCTGGTACTGGATGACAACTCAGTGGTTAACCAGTCGCTGGCGATCTGTGAGTATCTCGATGAGGTGCATCCCGAGCCCGCGCTGCTACCGGTTAACGCGTTAGCGCGCGCAAGAGTTCGTGCGCTTGCGCAGTCGGTAGCTTGCGAGATTCATCCACTCAATAACCTGCGGGTACTCAAGTATCTGGTCAGGGAGCTGGGGGTGGATGAGGCGGCGAAGTTAGCGTGGTATCGCCACTGGATTACCGAGGGCTTCGCAGCCCTGGAAGAAACGCTTGCTACTGACCCCAACAGCGGCGACTTTTGCCATGGCGACACCCCAACACTTGCGGATATCTGCCTGATTCCGCAGGTGTATAACGCAGAGCGCTTCGAGTGCGATTTGTCGGCCTACCCGACGATCCAGCGTATCGCTGCCCACTGTCGGTCGCTGCCAGCCTTTGCAAAGGCCGCACCTGAGGCGCAGCCTGACGCCAGCTAAGCTGAAGCCAAGCCATACTAAGCAGGCTAACATAAGCGGGCGTCTTTCCACTCGGGAAGGCGCCCGTCTCGTGTCCGAAGGGGCATCACGTCCAACCATAAGGAGTTAAGGGGTGCTAAAGCTGCCCTCTACCGCCACCGTCGTGGCCCTAGCCGCGGTGACTGCACTCGGCCCGCTGGCGACGGATATGTACTTGCCAGCCATGCCCGCCATGGCAGAAGCGCTGAATACTGGCCCAGACCGAATACAGCTGACCCTTAGCCTCTATATGGCTGGATTCGCTCTGGCCCAACTATTGTGCGGGCCAATCTCTGAT includes the following:
- a CDS encoding fumarylacetoacetate hydrolase family protein, with the protein product MKLATLKNGRDGELIVVSKDLTRAVRASGIAATLQQAIENWDDFAPQLETIYSQLNDGKAEKAFDLDQSALHSPLPRSYHWADGSAYLNHVKLVRQARNAEMPDTFWTDPLMYQGGGDHFLAPTEDIEAVSEEHGIDFEGEIAVITDDVPMNITPEQAAGHIKLVMLVNDVSLRGLIPGELAKGFGFFQAKPASSFSPICVTPDELGDAWQEGKVHLPLTVHLNGEKFGEPQAGPDMIFSFPQLVAHAAKTRYLGAGAIVGSGTVSNPDLDGGPGKPVAEGGVGYSCLAEVRMVEKILHDEIKTPFMRFGDRVRIEMFDRDGNNIFGTIDQQVVKYQPK
- the maiA gene encoding maleylacetoacetate isomerase, encoding MTTLYGYFRSSAAYRVRIALNLKGLDYDQVPVNLVKGEQRGGEHLARNPQGMVPSLVLDDNSVVNQSLAICEYLDEVHPEPALLPVNALARARVRALAQSVACEIHPLNNLRVLKYLVRELGVDEAAKLAWYRHWITEGFAALEETLATDPNSGDFCHGDTPTLADICLIPQVYNAERFECDLSAYPTIQRIAAHCRSLPAFAKAAPEAQPDAS